In Marinobacter antarcticus, one genomic interval encodes:
- the hpaD gene encoding 3,4-dihydroxyphenylacetate 2,3-dioxygenase — translation MGKLALAAKITHVPSMYLSELDGPQKGFRQKAIDGHIEIGRRCRELGVDTIVVFDTHWLVNANYHINCGAHFKGNYTSGELPHFISNMKFEYDGNPELGKLLAAECNAQGVETLAHDKTTLDPEYGTLVPMRYMNEDRHFKVISVSAMCTVHYLNDSARLGWAMRKAIEEHYDGTVAIFASGSLSHRFAQNGQAPKFATKTWSPFLERLDHSVVRMWENGEWEDFCEMLPEYAVKGHGEGFMHDTAMLLGALGWSEYDQKAEVLTPYFGSSGTGQINAVFPVSQVSGDKVPAPQASVTESFIPGSSRI, via the coding sequence ATGGGTAAGCTCGCATTAGCTGCAAAAATCACGCATGTACCATCCATGTACCTGTCCGAGCTGGACGGCCCGCAGAAGGGCTTTCGCCAGAAAGCCATCGACGGCCATATCGAGATCGGGCGCCGCTGCCGCGAACTGGGCGTGGATACCATTGTCGTATTCGATACCCATTGGTTGGTGAACGCCAACTACCACATCAATTGTGGCGCCCACTTCAAAGGCAACTACACCAGTGGTGAACTGCCCCACTTCATCTCCAATATGAAGTTTGAATACGACGGGAACCCTGAGCTGGGCAAACTGCTGGCCGCCGAATGCAATGCTCAGGGCGTGGAAACACTGGCGCATGACAAGACCACCCTCGATCCTGAGTACGGCACTCTCGTACCGATGCGCTATATGAACGAAGACCGCCATTTCAAGGTGATCTCGGTCTCTGCAATGTGTACCGTGCACTACCTGAATGACAGTGCCCGCCTGGGCTGGGCAATGCGTAAGGCGATCGAAGAGCATTATGATGGCACCGTGGCTATTTTTGCCAGCGGCTCGCTGTCTCATCGCTTTGCCCAGAACGGTCAGGCACCGAAGTTCGCCACCAAGACCTGGTCTCCGTTCCTGGAACGCCTGGATCACAGTGTGGTTCGGATGTGGGAAAACGGCGAGTGGGAAGACTTCTGTGAAATGCTGCCCGAATACGCCGTAAAAGGTCACGGTGAAGGCTTTATGCACGACACCGCCATGCTGCTGGGCGCACTGGGCTGGTCCGAATACGACCAGAAAGCGGAAGTACTGACCCCTTACTTCGGCAGCTCAGGAACTGGCCAGATTAACGCCGTATTCCCGGTATCTCAGGTCAGCGGCGATAAGGTTCCTGCTCCGCAGGCCTCGGTCACCGAGTCCTTTATTCCTGGTTCAAGCCGCATCTGA
- a CDS encoding FAD-binding monooxygenase, protein MQFHHHGYVSTDPRVEEAAGTGIDRPEALPDFVDVLIVGSGPAGVIAAAQLAKFPNITTRIVERRPGRLEIGQADGIQARSVETFQAFGFAERITAEAYRITEMAFWAPDANNPAHITRSSVAPDDATGEISEFPHLIVNQARVLDYFAEFARNAPARLTPDHGLEFVGLTIHDGEDYPVEVTLRHTAGDKEGQECTVKAKYVVGCDGAHSRVRESIGRKHIGAVSNHAWGVMDVLANTDFPDIRTKCAIQSSTGGSILHIPREGGHLFRMYVDLGEVAKDDNRQVRQTTLETTIAKANQILHPYTLEVKDCAWYAVYEVGHRVTDKFDDVPPGEEGSRAPRVFITGDACHTHSAKAGQGMNVSMQDGWNIAWKLGHVLSGIAPESLLSTYSSERQVVAQNLIDFDREWSSLMAKPAEEFEDPKELSDFYVKTAEFPAGFMTEYTESMITGTTEHQNLATGFPVGKRFKSERVTRVCDGNDVHLGHHATADGRWRIYAFADKARPGEDSRLSAWAEWLSSSPDSPVVKYTPEGWDLDSIFDVKVIYQQPHGEIEFGPNIPAVFAPKVGPFQVTDYEKVYAIDPEVDIFETRGIDRNGAVVVVRPDHYVSQVLSFSDADELATFFDGTLYRRSL, encoded by the coding sequence ATGCAGTTTCACCATCACGGATACGTATCCACCGACCCGAGAGTCGAGGAGGCGGCTGGCACGGGCATTGATCGCCCCGAGGCGCTACCGGATTTTGTGGATGTTCTTATCGTCGGCAGCGGGCCGGCCGGCGTGATTGCCGCCGCTCAGTTGGCGAAATTCCCGAACATCACTACCCGAATCGTCGAGCGGCGACCCGGACGACTTGAAATCGGCCAGGCCGATGGCATCCAGGCACGCAGTGTCGAGACATTCCAGGCGTTCGGTTTTGCCGAAAGAATCACCGCCGAGGCCTACCGTATTACCGAGATGGCCTTTTGGGCCCCGGACGCCAATAACCCGGCGCACATTACCCGCTCCTCGGTGGCCCCGGATGACGCCACCGGTGAAATCAGCGAGTTTCCCCATCTGATCGTCAACCAGGCAAGGGTTCTCGATTACTTCGCCGAGTTCGCCAGAAACGCCCCCGCCCGGCTGACCCCCGACCACGGTCTGGAATTCGTGGGGCTGACGATTCACGACGGCGAGGACTATCCCGTCGAAGTAACATTGCGCCATACCGCCGGCGATAAAGAAGGCCAGGAATGCACGGTGAAAGCCAAATACGTCGTCGGTTGCGATGGCGCTCACAGTCGCGTTCGTGAGTCGATTGGCCGCAAGCATATCGGCGCGGTCTCGAATCATGCCTGGGGTGTCATGGATGTGCTGGCCAACACCGACTTCCCGGACATTCGCACCAAGTGTGCCATTCAGTCATCAACTGGCGGCAGTATTTTGCACATTCCCCGCGAAGGCGGTCACCTGTTCCGGATGTACGTCGACCTCGGCGAAGTCGCCAAGGATGACAACCGGCAGGTACGCCAGACCACCCTGGAAACCACCATCGCCAAGGCCAACCAGATCCTGCACCCCTATACCCTGGAAGTGAAGGACTGCGCCTGGTACGCCGTTTACGAAGTTGGCCACCGAGTGACCGACAAATTCGATGATGTGCCCCCCGGCGAAGAAGGCTCCCGGGCTCCGCGGGTATTTATCACCGGTGACGCCTGCCACACCCACAGCGCCAAAGCTGGCCAGGGCATGAATGTGTCCATGCAGGATGGTTGGAACATCGCCTGGAAGCTGGGCCATGTGCTCTCCGGCATCGCGCCCGAATCTCTGCTCAGTACCTATTCGAGTGAACGCCAGGTTGTCGCGCAGAACCTGATCGACTTCGATCGGGAATGGTCGAGCTTGATGGCCAAGCCCGCAGAGGAGTTCGAGGATCCGAAAGAACTTTCAGATTTCTATGTCAAAACCGCGGAATTTCCGGCGGGCTTCATGACCGAGTACACAGAGTCGATGATTACTGGCACCACAGAACATCAGAACCTGGCCACTGGCTTCCCCGTTGGCAAACGGTTCAAATCGGAGCGGGTGACGCGCGTTTGTGATGGTAATGATGTCCATCTGGGTCACCATGCTACCGCCGACGGCCGTTGGCGGATCTATGCCTTCGCGGACAAGGCGCGCCCCGGAGAGGATTCCCGTTTGTCCGCCTGGGCGGAATGGCTATCCAGCTCACCCGACTCGCCGGTTGTGAAGTACACCCCCGAGGGCTGGGATCTGGACAGCATCTTCGACGTCAAGGTGATCTACCAACAACCCCATGGTGAGATCGAATTTGGCCCGAACATACCGGCCGTTTTTGCGCCAAAGGTGGGGCCCTTCCAGGTGACTGACTATGAAAAGGTCTACGCTATCGATCCGGAAGTCGACATTTTCGAAACCCGCGGTATCGACAGAAACGGGGCCGTTGTCGTAGTGCGACCGGACCATTATGTTTCGCAGGTGCTCTCATTTAGTGACGCTGATGAGCTTGCCACGTTCTTCGATGGAACCCTGTACCGCCGCTCCCTGTGA
- a CDS encoding ABC transporter ATP-binding protein codes for MLTIKGLKTSYGQIEALHGVDIRINSGEIVSLVGANGAGKSTLLMTISGLQPTDSGSITFEGKDLLKITTDQRVASGIVQVPEGRQVFKDLSVEDNLLLGAYTRGRSPEVEDDLERMYEKFPILRQKRRNLAGELSGGQQQMLAMGRALMAKPRLLLLDEPSMGLAPLIIEEIFNIVKELKNEGITIFLVEQNASQALALADRGYVLETGRVVIEGSGRELLSNEKVREAYLGM; via the coding sequence ATGCTGACGATCAAGGGCCTGAAAACCTCCTATGGCCAGATCGAAGCGCTCCACGGCGTTGATATTCGCATCAATAGCGGTGAAATCGTTTCCCTGGTTGGCGCCAACGGTGCGGGCAAGTCGACACTGCTAATGACGATCTCTGGCCTGCAGCCGACAGACAGCGGCAGCATTACCTTCGAGGGTAAAGATCTGCTGAAAATTACTACGGATCAGCGGGTTGCCAGTGGCATCGTTCAGGTGCCAGAAGGCCGGCAGGTATTCAAAGATCTGAGTGTTGAGGACAATCTGCTGTTGGGCGCCTACACCCGTGGTCGCAGTCCGGAAGTGGAAGACGACCTTGAGCGCATGTATGAGAAATTCCCCATACTGCGGCAGAAACGCCGCAACCTGGCGGGCGAACTGTCTGGCGGCCAGCAGCAGATGCTGGCCATGGGTCGGGCGCTGATGGCAAAGCCCAGGCTGTTGCTGTTGGACGAGCCCAGCATGGGGCTGGCGCCGCTGATCATTGAAGAGATCTTCAACATCGTCAAAGAGCTTAAAAACGAAGGCATCACCATCTTTCTGGTGGAGCAGAATGCCTCCCAGGCGCTGGCGCTTGCTGATCGTGGTTACGTGCTGGAAACCGGCCGAGTGGTAATAGAAGGCTCTGGCCGTGAGTTGCTTAGTAATGAGAAAGTACGTGAGGCTTATCTGGGGATGTGA
- a CDS encoding ABC transporter ATP-binding protein: protein MTALVEVNKLSKAFGGVHAVEGVSFSVDAGQVYSVIGPNGAGKTTLFNLITGLYTPTGGEVKLNGESIAKLEPNQLAERGMCRTFQQMQICMNMTAIENVMLGRHLTLKSNLLTTLFRLPALTRGEKAAREKSAELMEFVGCGEYLNTEASAMSYGALKRLEIARALAAEPKIILLDEPAAGLNAVETAALEELIRKIAEQGITVMLVEHDMKLVMGISDRLLVLNYGRVLAEGTPEQIRANPDVIAAYLGG, encoded by the coding sequence ATGACCGCTCTGGTGGAAGTTAATAAACTGTCCAAGGCTTTTGGTGGCGTACATGCCGTAGAAGGTGTGAGTTTCTCGGTGGATGCGGGCCAGGTGTACTCGGTTATCGGCCCCAACGGTGCCGGTAAAACCACGTTGTTCAACCTGATCACAGGTCTGTATACGCCCACCGGCGGCGAAGTGAAGCTGAACGGCGAAAGCATCGCGAAGCTTGAGCCTAATCAGCTGGCAGAACGGGGCATGTGTCGCACGTTCCAGCAGATGCAGATCTGTATGAACATGACGGCCATTGAAAATGTGATGCTGGGCCGGCACCTGACCCTGAAAAGCAATCTGTTAACCACTCTGTTCCGTTTGCCTGCGCTCACTCGGGGTGAAAAAGCCGCGCGGGAGAAGTCAGCTGAATTGATGGAGTTTGTCGGTTGTGGCGAGTACCTCAACACCGAAGCCTCAGCGATGTCTTATGGCGCGCTGAAACGGCTGGAGATTGCCCGCGCTCTGGCGGCGGAGCCGAAAATCATTCTTCTGGATGAGCCGGCCGCTGGCCTGAACGCCGTGGAAACCGCTGCGCTGGAAGAGCTGATCCGCAAGATTGCCGAGCAGGGCATTACCGTGATGCTGGTAGAGCACGACATGAAACTGGTGATGGGTATTTCTGACCGTTTGCTGGTGCTTAACTACGGGCGCGTACTGGCGGAAGGCACGCCGGAACAGATTCGTGCAAACCCGGACGTGATCGCAGCCTATCTGGGCGGTTAA
- a CDS encoding branched-chain amino acid ABC transporter permease, translated as MMARFSQSRLKGLVFLAIVVFAVPLFISNPFHYGLATQIALIAGAVVGLNLLVGFAGQISLGHAGFFGLGAYFSALMTSNYGWSAIPALIVGAIVVAIIAWVVGRPILRLKGHYLSMATLAVGFIIAIILNNEREITGGPDGMPVPPFDVFGWELSAFGQYSLFGMDISGDLAWYLFAGVVLLAAVWLAQNLIDSPIGRALRSVHGSEVAASVVGVNTAKYKSLVFVISAVYASVMGALYGHFQGFITPSVASFDFSILLITMVVLGGMGSTIGVIIGAVVLELLPQLLADFQEMEMVLFGLILMLTMIFMPKGLLPTAANFLNKRRSKSAGGDA; from the coding sequence ATGATGGCTCGATTTTCGCAATCCCGTCTAAAAGGCTTGGTGTTTCTGGCCATCGTGGTGTTTGCAGTACCACTGTTCATCTCCAACCCGTTTCATTATGGCCTGGCCACGCAAATCGCGCTGATCGCGGGAGCGGTGGTTGGACTTAACCTGCTTGTAGGCTTTGCTGGCCAGATCAGCCTTGGGCATGCGGGTTTTTTCGGGCTCGGTGCTTATTTCAGCGCCCTCATGACCAGCAATTACGGTTGGTCTGCAATTCCTGCCTTGATAGTCGGCGCCATTGTCGTGGCTATTATTGCCTGGGTTGTCGGTCGCCCGATTCTGCGCCTGAAGGGCCACTATCTTTCCATGGCTACCCTCGCGGTGGGCTTCATTATCGCGATTATCCTGAACAACGAGCGGGAAATAACCGGTGGGCCGGATGGCATGCCGGTGCCCCCGTTTGATGTGTTCGGCTGGGAGCTCAGCGCCTTTGGCCAGTATTCCCTGTTTGGCATGGATATCAGCGGTGACCTGGCCTGGTATCTGTTCGCGGGCGTGGTGCTGCTGGCAGCGGTCTGGCTGGCCCAGAACCTGATTGATTCTCCTATTGGCCGGGCCTTGCGCTCCGTTCACGGCTCGGAAGTCGCTGCCAGTGTGGTGGGTGTGAATACCGCAAAATACAAAAGCCTGGTATTCGTAATCTCAGCGGTATACGCCAGCGTGATGGGTGCGCTCTACGGGCATTTTCAGGGCTTTATTACGCCCTCTGTGGCCAGTTTCGACTTTTCCATTCTGCTGATCACTATGGTGGTTCTGGGTGGTATGGGCTCGACTATCGGAGTAATTATTGGCGCTGTGGTACTGGAACTGCTGCCGCAACTGCTGGCTGATTTTCAGGAGATGGAAATGGTGTTGTTCGGCCTGATCCTGATGCTGACCATGATCTTCATGCCCAAAGGCTTACTGCCAACTGCCGCTAATTTCCTGAACAAACGACGCTCCAAGTCTGCCGGAGGTGACGCATGA
- a CDS encoding branched-chain amino acid ABC transporter permease has translation MFSEFLQYLFTGITIGATYALIALGFTLIYNASHVINFAQGEFLMIGGMATVSMTAMGVPMLLAIVLAVALAGLLGIALQRFAIAPAKNADVVTLIIITIGASIFIRGLAQLIWGKEYHVMPNFSSDEPIEIFGAVLNNQSLWVLGVGAVLVAVLVYFFTRTLTGKAILATSMNKDAARLVGIRTQVVLMLAFMVSALLGSIAGIVVAPITFTSYDIGIILGLKGFVAAAIGGLGSGMGAVVGGLALGVVEAMAAGYLSSDYKDAVAFSMILVVLFFMPRGLFGAKVVERV, from the coding sequence ATGTTCTCTGAATTCCTGCAGTACCTGTTTACCGGTATCACCATTGGTGCCACCTATGCCCTGATCGCTTTGGGCTTCACCCTGATTTATAACGCCAGCCATGTGATCAACTTTGCCCAGGGCGAGTTCCTGATGATTGGCGGTATGGCAACGGTATCCATGACAGCTATGGGTGTGCCGATGCTGCTCGCGATTGTACTTGCTGTGGCTCTGGCAGGTCTGTTGGGCATTGCCCTTCAGCGCTTTGCCATTGCGCCCGCCAAAAATGCGGATGTGGTTACACTGATCATTATTACCATCGGTGCGTCTATTTTTATTCGTGGCCTGGCCCAGCTGATTTGGGGCAAGGAATACCACGTTATGCCTAATTTCAGCAGCGACGAGCCGATTGAGATTTTTGGAGCCGTGCTGAACAACCAGAGCCTTTGGGTACTGGGTGTTGGCGCGGTTCTTGTTGCGGTGCTGGTGTACTTCTTTACCCGCACGCTGACCGGCAAGGCGATTCTTGCTACCTCGATGAACAAAGATGCTGCTCGCCTGGTGGGTATCCGTACCCAGGTCGTTCTGATGCTGGCATTCATGGTGTCAGCGTTGCTGGGCTCCATAGCCGGTATTGTGGTGGCACCGATTACCTTCACCTCCTATGACATTGGCATTATCCTCGGGCTGAAAGGCTTTGTGGCAGCGGCCATTGGAGGCCTCGGCAGCGGTATGGGTGCCGTAGTCGGCGGCCTGGCTCTTGGTGTGGTTGAAGCCATGGCTGCGGGTTATCTGTCGTCTGACTACAAGGACGCAGTGGCCTTCTCGATGATTCTTGTGGTGCTGTTCTTCATGCCCCGAGGCTTGTTTGGCGCCAAAGTTGTGGAGCGGGTGTGA
- a CDS encoding ABC transporter substrate-binding protein, with amino-acid sequence MFKNITRRASKFAAIAAVGMLAMNVQAAEPIRIGSFLAVTGPASFLGDPELKTMEMYVEKINKDGGVLGRQLELIHYDDAGNAAKARNFASRLIRSDRVDIIVGGSTTGATMAAVPMVEQAQIPFISLAGAVVVTTPVKKWVFKTPQTDRMAAERILKDMQERGLTKVGLISGTGGFGSSGREQTLAVAKEMGGIEIVADETYGGSDTDMTAQLTNIRGTEGVQTILNFGFGQGPAIVTRNYAQLGIELPFYQSHGVASDGFLELAGSSAEGLRLPASPLLVPDSLPESDPQKPVVEAYKSEYEARWDSKVSTFGAYAYDGLMLAVEAIKKAGSTDKAAVRDALESIQGHVGVTGTFNMSADDHNGLQADSFRILEVQDGSWKLIN; translated from the coding sequence ATGTTCAAAAATATCACTCGTCGTGCAAGCAAGTTTGCGGCCATTGCAGCGGTCGGCATGCTGGCAATGAACGTTCAGGCCGCTGAGCCTATACGTATTGGTTCCTTTCTTGCAGTTACTGGTCCCGCCTCTTTTCTGGGCGATCCGGAGCTGAAAACCATGGAGATGTACGTTGAAAAAATCAACAAAGACGGCGGCGTGCTGGGCCGTCAGCTCGAGCTTATTCATTACGATGACGCAGGCAACGCTGCCAAAGCACGTAACTTTGCAAGCCGCCTGATCCGGTCAGACCGGGTAGATATTATTGTAGGCGGAAGTACCACGGGCGCCACCATGGCGGCCGTACCGATGGTCGAGCAGGCGCAGATTCCGTTCATTTCCCTGGCGGGTGCTGTGGTTGTTACCACCCCGGTTAAAAAGTGGGTTTTCAAGACCCCGCAAACCGACCGTATGGCGGCAGAGCGCATCCTGAAAGATATGCAAGAGCGCGGCCTGACCAAGGTTGGCCTGATTTCTGGCACCGGTGGCTTTGGCAGTTCCGGGCGCGAGCAAACCCTCGCAGTGGCCAAGGAAATGGGTGGGATCGAGATTGTTGCCGATGAAACCTATGGCGGTTCAGACACCGACATGACGGCGCAGCTCACCAATATCCGCGGCACTGAAGGTGTGCAGACAATTCTTAACTTCGGCTTTGGCCAAGGCCCGGCCATCGTAACCCGTAACTACGCCCAGCTGGGTATTGAGCTTCCGTTCTATCAGTCTCACGGCGTTGCCTCTGATGGCTTCCTCGAGCTGGCAGGTAGCAGTGCTGAAGGCCTGAGATTGCCTGCGTCACCGTTGCTGGTGCCGGACTCCCTGCCAGAGTCTGACCCGCAAAAGCCGGTGGTTGAGGCTTATAAGAGTGAGTACGAAGCTCGCTGGGACTCCAAGGTGTCTACCTTTGGTGCCTATGCCTATGACGGCCTGATGCTTGCGGTTGAAGCTATCAAAAAAGCCGGCAGCACAGACAAAGCAGCTGTGCGCGATGCTCTTGAGAGCATTCAGGGCCATGTGGGCGTTACCGGCACTTTCAATATGTCAGCCGACGACCACAACGGTCTGCAAGCCGATTCCTTCCGCATCCTGGAAGTACAGGATGGTAGCTGGAAGCTGATCAACTAA
- the paaX gene encoding phenylacetic acid degradation operon negative regulatory protein PaaX: MSAKQQLESLIRDFQHKRPLRAGSLIITTYGDIMHPRGGDVWLGSLMKLLTPMGVSERLVRTSVYRLVQDGWLQTEKVGRCSYYSVTGAGLRRFQQAFEHVYALGTDDWNGSWCLVFLNQLETETRAKVREELKWLSFGSMASGVMEHPRFTRHELVPLLQEWGALEDTIVMQTQPLEQRSPRALRRQVKESWNLDELGFRYKRFLEKFRPLWRELSSNDNLNPEDCVTARILLIHEYRKILLRDPLLPDELLPGGWEGRSAKQLCRNLYRAIYSRSDEHLANLLENASGPLPGPTPGFYRRFGGLIEENAANNGAIVAEESA; the protein is encoded by the coding sequence ATGTCTGCAAAACAACAACTCGAGAGCTTGATCCGGGACTTCCAGCACAAGCGCCCTTTACGCGCGGGATCTCTGATCATCACAACCTACGGCGACATTATGCACCCGCGAGGCGGTGACGTCTGGCTGGGCAGCCTGATGAAACTCCTGACCCCGATGGGCGTGAGCGAGCGGCTTGTCCGCACCTCAGTCTACCGGCTGGTTCAAGACGGCTGGTTACAAACTGAAAAAGTGGGTCGGTGCAGCTATTACAGCGTTACCGGTGCAGGACTGAGACGATTCCAGCAGGCGTTCGAGCATGTATACGCACTCGGCACAGACGATTGGAATGGCAGTTGGTGCCTGGTATTCCTCAATCAACTGGAAACGGAAACCCGCGCCAAAGTGCGCGAAGAGCTGAAATGGCTGAGCTTCGGCAGCATGGCCTCAGGTGTTATGGAACACCCGCGTTTTACACGCCACGAACTGGTCCCACTGCTTCAGGAGTGGGGCGCACTGGAAGACACCATCGTGATGCAGACCCAGCCTCTTGAACAGCGAAGCCCGAGGGCTCTGCGCAGGCAGGTAAAGGAAAGCTGGAACCTGGACGAGCTGGGCTTTCGGTACAAGCGCTTCCTGGAAAAGTTCCGGCCACTCTGGCGGGAGCTCAGCTCCAACGACAACCTGAACCCTGAAGACTGCGTTACCGCGCGCATCCTGCTGATTCACGAGTATCGCAAAATACTGCTGCGGGACCCCTTGCTGCCAGATGAACTGTTACCGGGCGGCTGGGAAGGACGCAGCGCCAAACAGCTATGTCGCAACCTCTACCGGGCGATATACAGCCGCTCCGATGAGCACCTGGCGAATCTGCTGGAAAATGCTTCAGGCCCACTGCCCGGGCCTACACCAGGCTTTTATCGCCGCTTCGGCGGACTGATCGAAGAAAATGCGGCTAATAACGGTGCAATAGTGGCGGAAGAGTCAGCCTGA
- a CDS encoding DUF6351 family protein, with product MALTDNTYGTVSFTEGQVTRLHEIFPDGVCDYSQPDQGRPAG from the coding sequence ATGGCACTGACAGACAACACTTATGGAACGGTTTCATTCACAGAGGGCCAAGTCACTCGGCTGCACGAGATTTTTCCTGACGGTGTCTGCGACTACAGTCAGCCAGATCAGGGGCGTCCTGCTGGTTGA
- a CDS encoding CSS-motif domain-containing protein, which produces MASMQPLATSKSCSVIDRMNALGFTECSAEVLAAMRRELFLASRVRDVGFVLDNTLLYTTGLFANLIGFSVHLSQNAPLDRARPGV; this is translated from the coding sequence ATGGCTTCCATGCAGCCGTTGGCGACCAGCAAATCTTGCTCGGTCATCGACAGGATGAACGCCTTGGGCTTTACCGAATGCTCAGCTGAAGTGCTCGCAGCCATGCGGCGAGAGCTCTTTCTGGCCAGCCGCGTCAGAGATGTCGGCTTTGTCCTGGACAACACCTTGCTCTACACAACAGGCCTGTTTGCGAACTTGATCGGATTCTCTGTTCATCTCTCTCAGAATGCTCCGCTTGATCGCGCCCGCCCGGGAGTCTAA
- a CDS encoding NADPH-dependent FMN reductase: MALKLNIVTCSTRPGRIGPSITTWFREFAATSSNFDCELVDLADFNLPVYNEANHPRSGIYEHAHTKSWSESVNAADAYVFVMPEYNFCPPPAFVNALNYVYNEWNYKPCGFVSYGGAAGGVRAAALARQLVTTLKMMPMVEGVMVPMAWNQLDDNKVFHSNDLIDPSATAMLAELEKWATALKTMR; the protein is encoded by the coding sequence ATGGCCCTTAAACTGAATATCGTAACCTGCAGCACCCGCCCCGGTCGCATAGGCCCGTCCATAACGACCTGGTTTCGGGAATTTGCCGCAACCAGCTCCAACTTTGACTGCGAACTGGTAGACCTGGCTGATTTCAACCTTCCGGTTTACAACGAAGCCAATCATCCACGCTCAGGCATTTACGAGCACGCGCACACCAAAAGCTGGTCGGAAAGCGTAAACGCTGCCGATGCTTATGTATTTGTGATGCCTGAGTACAACTTCTGCCCGCCTCCGGCCTTTGTGAACGCGCTGAATTACGTTTACAACGAGTGGAATTACAAGCCGTGCGGGTTCGTAAGCTATGGCGGAGCAGCCGGCGGTGTACGTGCCGCAGCACTGGCTCGTCAGCTGGTCACAACTCTGAAGATGATGCCAATGGTTGAAGGCGTGATGGTACCCATGGCGTGGAATCAGCTGGACGACAATAAGGTGTTCCACTCCAACGATCTGATCGACCCTTCAGCCACCGCGATGCTGGCTGAGCTGGAAAAATGGGCCACAGCCCTGAAAACCATGCGCTGA